The nucleotide sequence AAACGTTTGAGACTCTTCTTCTTAGCATCTCTAAAGAAATTACGCGGTTTGATATAGAAGAGCGCAATGAGCACCAACACACTATTCAGCACACTGATACGTATAAAATCCCTAAACGGACGAAAATGCGAAACTCGTTCTTCGGGGTCGTACAACACTTGTATAGGTACATTCTTCAGTTGTACCCCATTCCAACTACTGCGCACTAATATCTCTATCTCAAACTCAAACTTTTCGGTGTAATATTTCTTAGGAATGTACTGCAAAGGATATAACCTATATCCTGATTGCGTATCAGGAAGATTGACGCCCGTTTCGAGGTGAAACCAGAAGTTAGAAAATTTATGCCCGAAGCTACTTTTCTTAGGTACCCCGTCTTGGGTCATATTCCTACTACCTACCAATAGAGTAGGTTCGCTTTCCGCTTCGATAGTAGCTATAAATACAGGTATATCTTCGGGGTAATGTTGTCCGTCGGAGTCGATGGTAAGGGCATAGTCGTAACCTAAATTGCGAGCTTTGTCAAACCCTATACGTAGGGCATTGCCTTTGCCTTTATTCTTAGGAAGATGAATAATACTGAGCTCAGGGTAACG is from Capnocytophaga ochracea DSM 7271 and encodes:
- a CDS encoding DUF2062 domain-containing protein, with amino-acid sequence MNYCVLIPTYNNAKTLARVIDGVLRYTSHIIIVNDGATDATPDILARYPELSIIHLPKNKGKGNALRIGFDKARNLGYDYALTIDSDGQHYPEDIPVFIATIEAESEPTLLVGSRNMTQDGVPKKSSFGHKFSNFWFHLETGVNLPDTQSGYRLYPLQYIPKKYYTEKFEFEIEILVRSSWNGVQLKNVPIQVLYDPEERVSHFRPFRDFIRISVLNSVLVLIALFYIKPRNFFRDAKKKSLKRFIKEDILESDSSDSVKAGSVALGVFFGIAPFWGFQTILTITLAVFFNLNKTLAFICSNVSIPPMIPVLIFTSLKIGTFFVGGTILPQGDLTAMEYIKNNLLQYLVGSFTLAITASFVLGMLTYGLLKIKSKKA